A part of Prevotella melaninogenica genomic DNA contains:
- a CDS encoding SDR family oxidoreductase, which yields MKKIALITGATSGIGKACARKFAQGGYDVIITGRRAKLLADLKKELEAENVRVLALAFDVRNRNAATAAINSLPLGWQQIDVLINNAGLALGLEPEYEGSFDDWDTMIDTNIKGLLTMTRLVVPRMVKRDSGHVINIGSVAGDAAYAGGNVYCGTKAAVKTITDGLRIDLAHTSVRVTNIKPGLVETHFSNVRFHGDDARADKVYEGVKPLTGVDIAEVVFYAASAPAHVQIAEVLVLATHQANGSVLHREVLK from the coding sequence ATGAAGAAAATAGCATTAATAACTGGTGCTACCAGTGGAATTGGCAAGGCTTGTGCACGTAAGTTTGCACAAGGGGGTTATGATGTCATCATTACTGGTCGTAGAGCAAAGCTTCTTGCAGACCTAAAGAAAGAACTTGAAGCAGAGAATGTAAGGGTCTTGGCACTTGCTTTCGACGTAAGAAACCGCAACGCAGCAACTGCGGCTATCAATAGTTTACCACTTGGATGGCAACAGATAGATGTCTTGATTAATAATGCTGGATTGGCTCTTGGTTTAGAACCAGAGTATGAAGGAAGTTTTGATGATTGGGATACGATGATAGATACCAACATCAAAGGACTCCTGACAATGACACGTCTTGTTGTACCAAGAATGGTAAAGCGTGATAGTGGACATGTTATTAATATCGGTTCAGTGGCAGGTGATGCTGCTTATGCTGGTGGTAATGTCTATTGTGGCACAAAGGCTGCTGTGAAAACTATCACCGATGGACTCCGTATTGATCTCGCACACACTTCTGTTCGTGTAACAAACATAAAACCAGGATTGGTTGAAACTCACTTCTCTAACGTACGTTTTCATGGTGATGATGCTCGTGCCGATAAGGTTTATGAGGGCGTTAAGCCACTCACAGGTGTCGATATTGCTGAGGTTGTTTTCTATGCAGCTTCTGCTCCTGCCCATGTTCAGATTGCAGAAGTACTTGTTCTTGCTACACATCAGGCAAATGGAAGTGTGCTGCATAGAGAAGTATTAAAGTAA
- a CDS encoding DMT family transporter, producing the protein MNNPSTIKGYGYASLSAITFGTIPLFSIPVMESGMSLPSVLIYRFAFGCLFMMTILLWRKQNLHIRWGDGLRIMFLSILYAVSAVCLFSSYEYMPGGIATTLLFSYPVWTEILLILFFNEKLTIRISLAILLAIAGVAFLGGIGQSDGIDGIKSMWGVILAMSSGLLYAIYMVLFPHMRIRKLPALKVNFYIFFMAMLLLILYATFTTGGVERITTADSFLSLVLLGLIPTTISNVTLVRSLTLVDSASVAILGAFEPLTAMTIGITLMGEPLTTSIITGCVLIISSVIILITKGKTLANPLRKYAEHQE; encoded by the coding sequence GTGAATAATCCATCCACTATAAAAGGTTATGGCTATGCCAGCCTTTCTGCAATTACGTTCGGTACTATCCCGCTTTTCTCCATTCCTGTAATGGAATCGGGAATGTCACTGCCGTCAGTATTAATCTATCGTTTCGCCTTCGGTTGTCTTTTTATGATGACAATCTTACTATGGCGGAAACAAAACCTGCATATCCGATGGGGAGATGGACTCAGGATTATGTTCCTATCGATTTTATATGCAGTATCAGCAGTATGTCTATTCAGTAGTTATGAATATATGCCAGGTGGTATAGCAACAACGCTGTTGTTCTCTTATCCTGTATGGACAGAGATATTGCTTATCCTTTTCTTTAATGAAAAACTTACAATTCGTATATCCTTAGCTATATTGCTTGCTATTGCAGGTGTTGCATTTCTTGGTGGAATAGGGCAGTCTGATGGTATTGATGGTATCAAGTCCATGTGGGGCGTTATACTTGCAATGTCGTCTGGATTGCTTTATGCCATCTATATGGTGCTATTCCCTCACATGCGTATTCGTAAGTTGCCTGCATTGAAGGTTAATTTCTATATTTTCTTTATGGCAATGTTGCTACTAATTCTCTATGCAACATTTACGACAGGAGGCGTTGAACGTATCACAACCGCAGACTCATTCCTGTCACTGGTTCTCCTCGGTTTGATACCAACCACTATTAGCAATGTTACTTTGGTACGCTCCCTCACACTGGTTGATTCTGCCAGTGTGGCAATTCTGGGAGCCTTTGAGCCACTCACAGCAATGACGATTGGTATTACACTCATGGGCGAACCCCTTACGACATCTATCATCACTGGTTGTGTACTTATCATTTCTTCTGTAATAATACTTATCACAAAGGGTAAAACCTTAGCTAATCCTCTTCGGAAATATGCCGAACACCAAGAATAA
- a CDS encoding DMT family transporter, with product MPNTKNKNILWHLLAIAIVVIWGTTFVNTKVLYNSGLTPLENFFLRFVIAYICIWFISPRQLLSRTWRDELIMVLLGITGGSVFFLAENYAVGLTYVNNVSFIVCTAPLLTVLLGITFVKSIKASWSLIVGSLIALLGVAIVIFNGSFVLHLNPWGDLLTLLASLCWAVYSLLMKKISNSYSAVFITRKIFFYGLITVLPVFIFDPWTATTSMLLTPKVLLNLLFLGLVASFLCFVLWTLVIAKIGAMTSSNYLYLNPISTVVTSAIFLDEPMTAIAYVGSALILLGVAVSNK from the coding sequence ATGCCGAACACCAAGAATAAAAACATACTTTGGCACCTCCTTGCCATTGCCATCGTTGTCATTTGGGGCACAACCTTCGTAAACACAAAAGTGCTTTATAACAGTGGATTGACACCGTTAGAGAATTTCTTCCTTCGGTTTGTTATTGCCTATATCTGTATATGGTTTATCTCGCCACGTCAACTTCTTTCCCGCACATGGCGTGATGAACTAATTATGGTCTTATTAGGTATTACGGGAGGCTCTGTCTTTTTCCTTGCGGAAAACTATGCAGTAGGACTTACTTATGTCAATAACGTTAGTTTCATTGTTTGTACAGCACCGCTACTGACCGTACTACTTGGTATAACCTTTGTAAAGAGTATCAAAGCAAGCTGGTCGCTGATTGTCGGTTCGCTAATTGCTTTACTGGGTGTTGCAATCGTTATCTTTAATGGTAGTTTTGTCCTTCATTTGAACCCTTGGGGAGACCTTCTTACACTATTGGCATCGTTGTGCTGGGCCGTTTATTCTCTGTTGATGAAGAAGATATCAAACAGCTATTCAGCTGTCTTTATTACACGTAAGATTTTCTTTTATGGTCTTATAACAGTGCTACCAGTCTTTATTTTCGACCCATGGACCGCAACTACCTCCATGCTTCTTACTCCGAAAGTGCTTCTAAATCTATTGTTCCTTGGTCTTGTTGCATCTTTTCTTTGCTTTGTTCTATGGACATTGGTCATTGCAAAGATTGGGGCAATGACATCATCTAATTATCTATATCTTAATCCTATCAGCACAGTTGTTACCAGTGCTATTTTCCTCGATGAGCCAATGACAGCTATTGCCTATGTGGGAAGTGCCTTGATATTGCTTGGTGTCGCTGTGTCTAATAAATAA